Proteins from a single region of Belliella baltica DSM 15883:
- a CDS encoding class I SAM-dependent methyltransferase, with protein MNNKNNHELFEFLKYHKRITGPDSWVDHIPFVKYLINIKKSNLIVELGTHTGNSFCGILEAIKEFQPSSKAYAIDTWEGDDHAGFYEDSVFTNLNKYIEDNYSQNGFLIRKRFDEALNMFSDNSIDILHIDGLHTYEAVKNDFVTWRSKVKSDGVILFHDTCVLKDGFGVHIFWEEIKDDFINYNFLFGNGLGVISLDLNNTSEVNILLRNLNENIMYQGFFSELANNRQLKNLLKKSNYKLENVRKSRFIKIWNFLRKSFGIKTIEL; from the coding sequence ATGAATAATAAAAATAATCATGAACTATTTGAATTTTTAAAATATCATAAAAGAATCACTGGGCCAGATAGTTGGGTAGACCATATACCTTTCGTTAAATATTTAATCAATATCAAAAAATCAAATTTAATTGTTGAACTGGGTACTCATACAGGAAATTCATTTTGTGGGATATTAGAAGCTATTAAAGAATTTCAACCCTCTTCAAAAGCTTATGCAATTGATACTTGGGAAGGTGATGATCATGCGGGATTTTATGAAGATTCTGTTTTTACTAATTTAAATAAATATATTGAAGATAACTATTCTCAAAATGGATTTTTAATTAGAAAAAGATTTGATGAAGCACTTAATATGTTTTCGGATAATTCCATCGATATTTTACATATTGACGGTCTACATACCTATGAAGCAGTTAAAAATGATTTTGTTACATGGCGGTCAAAAGTCAAATCAGATGGAGTGATTTTATTTCATGATACATGCGTTTTAAAAGATGGATTTGGCGTTCATATTTTTTGGGAGGAAATAAAGGATGATTTTATTAATTATAATTTTCTTTTTGGAAATGGATTAGGTGTTATTTCTCTAGATTTAAATAATACATCGGAGGTTAATATTCTTTTAAGAAATTTAAATGAAAATATTATGTACCAAGGTTTTTTTAGTGAATTAGCAAATAATAGGCAGTTAAAGAATCTATTAAAAAAGTCTAATTATAAGTTAGAAAATGTAAGAAAATCAAGATTTATAAAAATTTGGAATTTTTTGCGGAAAAGTTTTGGGATTAAAACTATAGAACTCTAA
- a CDS encoding glycosyltransferase family 2 protein, with translation MCLVSVIITSFNQVQFLNERVKSVINQTFKDFEVIIIDDSSTDGSQEFLKSLKIKYPETKIILKNQNSKSPFGRWEEAFGLAQGELIWIAEGDDLVDKRFLSRLVSSFENKSIVVAHSRSFEFRDSLDSKKLNDWWLSFDPFIWSKDFVMNGRELLINYGRFKCPIINVSSAVFRKSILSGIIIPKSYRYTGDWFFWGQILLKGKVAFVSEPLNYIRLHNNSATNSIQVNKWIKLIENTQVARKLHQFLGIDFKYNYNFKWLLLMWKKQTRKELFRGIYYSLKYLPFSFLVKYFSKQPK, from the coding sequence ATGTGCTTAGTGTCTGTTATAATAACAAGTTTTAATCAGGTGCAATTCTTAAATGAAAGAGTCAAATCTGTTATTAATCAGACGTTTAAGGACTTTGAGGTTATAATAATTGATGATTCATCAACAGATGGAAGTCAAGAATTTTTAAAATCTTTAAAGATAAAATACCCAGAAACTAAAATTATTCTTAAAAATCAAAATTCAAAATCCCCTTTTGGGCGATGGGAAGAAGCTTTTGGTTTAGCTCAGGGAGAATTGATATGGATTGCAGAAGGAGACGATTTAGTAGACAAAAGATTCTTATCTAGATTAGTTTCTTCTTTTGAAAATAAAAGTATTGTTGTTGCTCACAGTAGAAGTTTTGAGTTTAGAGATTCATTAGATTCAAAAAAATTAAATGATTGGTGGTTAAGTTTTGATCCATTTATTTGGTCCAAAGACTTTGTCATGAACGGTAGGGAACTATTGATAAATTATGGAAGATTTAAATGTCCCATTATCAATGTTAGTTCTGCAGTTTTTAGAAAAAGTATATTAAGTGGAATTATTATCCCAAAATCTTATAGATATACAGGTGATTGGTTTTTTTGGGGGCAAATACTATTGAAGGGTAAAGTGGCATTTGTTTCAGAGCCTCTAAATTATATTAGATTACATAATAATTCAGCAACGAACTCAATTCAAGTAAATAAGTGGATAAAATTAATAGAGAACACACAAGTTGCAAGAAAGTTGCATCAATTTTTAGGTATAGATTTTAAGTACAACTATAATTTTAAATGGCTTTTATTGATGTGGAAAAAGCAAACACGGAAAGAACTATTTAGAGGTATTTATTACTCATTGAAATATTTACCTTTTTCTTTTTTGGTAAAATATTTTTCAAAACAACCCAAATGA
- a CDS encoding glycosyltransferase translates to MIPKIIHYCWFGDGKLTALEKKCLASWKMHCPDYQIKLWNEDNFNINYCEFTKEAYRLGKYAFVSDVARLYALQQEGGIYLDTDMLFVKSFSDLINQEFFLGDHIQGKIGLGIIGSIKNHNIIDKVLSYYINQEFNLLTPTLIPDLFDQLLQEERKSIRVYEPDYFYALPFDQKEKDYQGFLTNNSYAVHLWNHSWKNELSLLNEFKFFAALKFYINNSIKYSEEYKNSNQHKLFFFKFWLKLKVYCYNLIFKKKD, encoded by the coding sequence ATGATCCCCAAAATTATCCACTACTGCTGGTTCGGTGATGGTAAATTGACAGCATTAGAAAAGAAATGCCTTGCATCGTGGAAAATGCATTGTCCTGATTATCAAATCAAGCTATGGAACGAGGATAATTTTAATATCAATTATTGTGAGTTTACCAAGGAAGCATATAGGTTAGGAAAGTATGCTTTCGTCTCCGATGTGGCTAGACTTTATGCCTTGCAGCAGGAGGGGGGAATATATTTGGATACAGATATGTTGTTTGTAAAATCATTTTCAGATTTAATAAATCAAGAATTTTTTCTTGGCGATCACATACAAGGAAAAATTGGATTGGGGATTATTGGTTCAATTAAGAATCACAACATAATCGACAAAGTTTTATCATACTACATAAACCAAGAATTTAATCTACTTACACCAACTTTAATCCCTGATTTATTTGACCAATTACTGCAAGAAGAAAGAAAATCAATTAGAGTGTACGAACCAGATTACTTTTATGCATTACCATTTGATCAAAAAGAAAAGGATTATCAAGGATTTTTGACGAATAATTCATACGCTGTTCATCTTTGGAATCACAGCTGGAAAAATGAATTGAGCCTTCTCAATGAGTTTAAGTTTTTCGCTGCCTTAAAATTCTATATTAACAATAGCATCAAATACTCAGAAGAATACAAAAATTCAAATCAGCACAAGCTATTTTTTTTCAAGTTTTGGCTAAAGTTGAAGGTGTATTGTTACAACCTAATATTTAAAAAAAAGGACTGA
- a CDS encoding FkbM family methyltransferase translates to MSKWFYYFRNAPFLYFFSLLWITILLKINVKVSRPAKITLELLEYLFKNKEKFHIQNDILTIDAKINEQKVQFNLRWMSTDILVFKQIILDRELDPIVKLFTASGITPKVMIDAGANIGLSSMFTRLNFPSVKILCIEPNKENIAMIHKNLGYANYQILQKALWFQKGYLEEQEGDGAWGIHMVEIEEESNGAVESTSLTDVMQQFKLETIDYLKIDIEGAEEQIFYQDPQISQALDKVTCISIEPHSVEFEKFIIQYLRDAGFQVSQSGELVIGFKR, encoded by the coding sequence ATGAGTAAGTGGTTTTATTATTTTAGAAATGCACCTTTTTTATATTTTTTCAGCTTATTATGGATTACTATTCTGTTGAAAATCAATGTTAAAGTCTCAAGGCCAGCTAAAATAACTTTAGAACTTTTAGAATATTTATTCAAGAACAAAGAAAAGTTTCATATTCAAAATGATATTTTAACCATTGATGCTAAGATTAATGAACAAAAGGTACAATTCAATTTAAGATGGATGTCTACAGATATCTTGGTTTTTAAACAGATCATTCTAGACCGAGAATTAGATCCTATTGTTAAGCTTTTTACTGCTTCTGGAATTACTCCTAAGGTGATGATAGATGCGGGGGCGAATATTGGGCTTAGTAGCATGTTTACAAGGCTAAACTTTCCATCAGTTAAAATTTTATGCATTGAGCCCAATAAGGAAAATATTGCAATGATTCATAAAAATTTGGGATACGCAAATTATCAAATCCTGCAAAAAGCACTTTGGTTTCAAAAAGGCTATCTTGAAGAGCAGGAGGGTGATGGTGCTTGGGGAATTCACATGGTGGAGATTGAAGAAGAATCAAATGGAGCTGTTGAAAGCACATCGCTTACTGATGTCATGCAACAATTTAAACTTGAGACCATAGACTATCTTAAAATAGATATTGAAGGTGCAGAAGAGCAAATTTTTTATCAAGATCCCCAAATCAGTCAAGCTTTGGATAAAGTGACTTGCATCTCGATCGAACCTCATTCTGTAGAATTTGAAAAATTCATCATTCAATATCTCCGAGATGCTGGTTTTCAAGTCAGTCAATCAGGAGAATTGGTTATAGGTTTTAAGCGCTAA
- a CDS encoding glycosyltransferase family 2 protein, translating to MTFLSTICPCYNLAHYLEAAIKSVQAQTFQDWELIIIDDGSEDHTFEIAQNYAKTDARIKLIHQENKGLSAARNAGIRQATGEFLHFLDADDLIFPTAYQVIYQKSQKELNTVLWISSYSYFDQDDFHTHTFSEKHLHAIDFIQTNQAPPVAHFLKREMIQHIGGFDEQLKSCEDWDLWLRVAKSDAQIKTIPNLLARYRYVSGSMSRNAKIMYFSLSTVTQRAVRTDDRIHSESNVNHDLSWDVSPMIKSYFIKCLGILLHQGKVEEATNWYQKEKAKWEWDFETKDFDGLNSQLTFRYFLDKKQINHLLKETLPNFELFFIKIGFSEQEIKRAIKLVFEPQLKKHNHLKYGRLLGALINRVKY from the coding sequence ATGACTTTTCTAAGCACAATCTGTCCCTGCTATAACCTAGCTCACTACTTAGAAGCAGCTATCAAGTCGGTGCAAGCTCAGACTTTTCAAGATTGGGAATTAATTATTATAGATGATGGAAGTGAAGATCATACCTTTGAAATTGCTCAGAACTACGCTAAAACAGATGCTAGAATAAAGCTTATCCATCAAGAAAACAAAGGCCTATCTGCTGCTAGAAATGCAGGGATTAGGCAAGCTACCGGTGAATTTCTACATTTTTTAGATGCCGATGATTTGATTTTTCCAACAGCTTATCAAGTAATCTATCAAAAATCACAAAAAGAACTGAATACAGTACTTTGGATTAGTTCTTATTCTTATTTTGATCAAGATGATTTTCATACACATACTTTCTCAGAAAAGCATTTGCACGCTATTGATTTCATACAAACTAATCAAGCTCCTCCTGTAGCCCATTTTTTAAAAAGAGAAATGATTCAGCATATTGGTGGATTTGACGAGCAACTCAAAAGCTGCGAAGATTGGGACTTATGGCTTCGTGTTGCCAAATCAGATGCCCAAATTAAAACGATTCCTAATCTTCTTGCTAGATACAGATATGTAAGCGGAAGTATGAGTAGAAATGCGAAAATCATGTATTTTTCTTTGAGCACAGTAACACAAAGAGCTGTTAGAACCGATGACAGAATTCATTCAGAATCTAATGTGAATCATGATTTGAGTTGGGATGTTTCTCCAATGATTAAAAGCTATTTTATAAAATGCCTTGGGATCCTTCTACACCAAGGAAAAGTTGAAGAGGCTACCAATTGGTATCAAAAAGAAAAAGCAAAGTGGGAATGGGATTTTGAAACCAAAGATTTTGATGGACTGAATTCTCAATTGACTTTCAGATATTTTCTTGATAAAAAACAAATCAACCATTTATTAAAAGAGACGCTTCCGAACTTTGAGTTATTTTTTATTAAGATAGGATTTTCAGAACAGGAAATAAAAAGAGCCATTAAATTGGTATTTGAGCCTCAATTGAAAAAGCACAATCATTTGAAATATGGGAGGTTATTAGGAGCCTTAATAAATAGAGTCAAATACTGA
- a CDS encoding glycosyltransferase, translated as MENSVLFVSFSGPYPPHDGKKQRTLALLKALEKQYQVDYLIIDQETDYQLAINHNENKNIRFLKINSSRSNWQRIFKKVGLLFFKDRTITNYIHQLNKEKKYQFVFSRYIQPVILVPKGIKIIADIDDDFIELYRSRIQQAKSLYKKIRLNQILFINLRKYKKLKSRVDLSILVKQEKGFQNPLILPNLPFQLLFQDEIDFIACTQPSLLFVGKLTYEPNINGIKWFIENVYPKLLEKIPDLPLTIVSTFDVIDQELDRLLKIYPAITKKINLEDIQIAYHSNAMVIAPIFQGAGTNLKVTEALLMGRPVVTTSFGAKGFEENDDFLNICEDINSFFEQTKSILERTNLGEIQETIFEKSNSKFALKDWNKDLTTGIKKII; from the coding sequence ATGGAGAATTCTGTTTTATTTGTATCCTTTTCAGGACCTTACCCACCCCATGATGGAAAAAAGCAACGCACTCTAGCCTTATTGAAAGCCCTAGAAAAGCAATATCAAGTGGATTATTTGATTATTGATCAAGAAACAGATTATCAGCTTGCCATAAATCACAATGAAAATAAAAATATCAGGTTTCTAAAAATTAATTCAAGCCGATCTAATTGGCAAAGAATCTTTAAAAAGGTGGGATTGCTCTTTTTTAAAGATAGAACCATTACAAACTACATTCATCAGCTAAACAAAGAGAAGAAGTATCAATTCGTTTTTTCTAGATATATCCAACCTGTTATCCTTGTTCCTAAAGGAATCAAAATTATTGCTGATATAGATGATGACTTTATAGAACTATATAGATCAAGAATTCAGCAAGCAAAATCTTTGTATAAGAAGATCAGACTTAATCAAATTTTATTCATAAATCTTCGGAAATACAAGAAGCTAAAAAGTAGAGTAGATCTATCTATTTTAGTAAAACAAGAGAAAGGATTTCAAAACCCTCTAATTCTTCCCAACTTACCTTTCCAACTCTTATTCCAAGATGAAATAGATTTCATTGCTTGTACGCAGCCAAGTTTGCTTTTTGTAGGCAAACTTACCTACGAACCAAATATAAACGGGATAAAATGGTTTATTGAAAATGTTTATCCTAAGCTTCTTGAAAAAATTCCAGACTTACCGCTAACCATAGTTTCCACTTTTGATGTAATTGATCAAGAATTAGATCGCTTACTCAAAATATATCCTGCCATTACCAAAAAAATCAACCTTGAAGATATTCAAATTGCCTATCATTCAAATGCAATGGTGATTGCGCCCATTTTCCAAGGAGCAGGAACAAATCTAAAAGTAACAGAAGCATTATTGATGGGCAGACCAGTAGTGACCACAAGTTTTGGAGCGAAAGGATTTGAAGAAAATGATGATTTCTTGAATATATGTGAAGATATTAATTCGTTTTTTGAGCAAACAAAAAGTATACTTGAACGCACCAATTTGGGGGAAATTCAAGAAACTATATTCGAAAAGTCAAATAGTAAATTTGCATTGAAGGATTGGAATAAAGATTTGACAACAGGAATAAAAAAAATAATCTAG
- a CDS encoding glycosyltransferase family 2 protein, which translates to MKISIIIPTLDRPIQSKVLISNISLLLNRNVELIVIDDSKNPMELANLSKDIKYLHRGEKLGVCSARNYGASFAKGQYLLFLDDDDKVSEEWLKDFLAASKSEADMVFCDMITTKYGNGEKTLEKVEIQGSKLIKQIFIPGAWMIRNDFFQKIGGYDERLKYAENTELFMRAYQAKPKFHRIPKANFFYFPSIDGGSKNLRNMIDSLQLILNKHEDYLSNHVKFLYNQIIGVNYMRFRQYEKARICLANALKYKPYKMSTWIRLIIAWFPFLAKRIYTETVNPVK; encoded by the coding sequence GTGAAGATTTCCATTATAATCCCCACTTTGGATAGGCCTATTCAATCCAAAGTATTGATTTCAAACATCTCTTTACTTTTAAATAGGAATGTAGAATTAATTGTAATTGATGATTCTAAAAACCCAATGGAACTTGCCAATTTGTCTAAAGACATTAAATACCTGCATAGAGGTGAAAAGTTAGGAGTTTGTTCAGCAAGAAATTATGGGGCTTCATTTGCAAAAGGTCAATACTTATTGTTTTTAGATGATGATGATAAGGTGTCAGAGGAATGGTTAAAAGACTTTTTGGCCGCAAGTAAATCAGAAGCAGACATGGTGTTTTGTGATATGATTACAACAAAATATGGTAATGGTGAAAAAACACTTGAAAAGGTAGAAATTCAAGGCTCTAAATTAATTAAACAAATTTTTATTCCAGGAGCTTGGATGATTCGAAATGATTTTTTTCAAAAAATTGGAGGCTATGACGAAAGATTGAAATACGCTGAGAACACAGAATTATTCATGCGAGCCTATCAAGCTAAACCAAAATTTCATAGAATTCCAAAAGCTAACTTTTTCTATTTTCCATCTATAGATGGAGGTAGTAAAAACTTAAGAAATATGATTGATAGCCTTCAACTTATCTTAAATAAACATGAAGACTATTTATCAAATCATGTCAAGTTTCTTTATAATCAAATTATTGGGGTCAATTATATGCGTTTCAGACAATATGAAAAAGCAAGAATATGTCTTGCAAATGCATTGAAATATAAACCATATAAAATGAGTACTTGGATAAGGTTAATAATTGCATGGTTTCCTTTCTTGGCAAAAAGGATTTATACAGAAACTGTTAACCCAGTCAAATGA
- a CDS encoding glycosyltransferase family 2 protein, which translates to MKFAGFIITYNRPDLLKDTIEQVFAQTLPPEKLWIIDNSEGNETEEMIKLLLTFPLEYVRMGYNAGPAGAAAKGLEIVGNAGYDWIYWGDDNDPPFRLDCFERLLDIRDKVSNAGVLGTVGHFFDIDKGIVRRTSNEQLHQDKFLKVDFVAGGMCMIVNGDVARNGVSPNPKLFFGFEELDFCLKVKKQGFEVVVDSGLFLQAREASDRMGFIKPKYIKKDNLSREYYSLRNLLMIADSLGSSMMKLRLFVRWSLKMIYGFKFGFSYGNQNFKMIKMAFWHYLIKKSGKTYGLS; encoded by the coding sequence ATGAAATTTGCTGGCTTTATCATCACTTATAATCGTCCTGATCTTTTAAAGGATACCATTGAACAGGTTTTTGCTCAAACGCTGCCTCCTGAAAAACTATGGATTATAGATAACAGTGAAGGAAATGAAACGGAGGAGATGATTAAATTACTTTTAACATTTCCTCTTGAATATGTTAGAATGGGTTATAATGCTGGTCCTGCGGGAGCTGCAGCAAAAGGTTTAGAGATAGTAGGAAATGCAGGCTATGATTGGATCTATTGGGGTGATGACAATGATCCACCGTTTAGATTGGACTGTTTTGAAAGGTTATTAGATATAAGAGACAAAGTTTCCAATGCAGGGGTTTTGGGAACTGTGGGTCATTTTTTTGATATCGACAAGGGAATCGTGAGAAGAACATCTAACGAGCAATTACACCAAGATAAATTCTTAAAAGTAGATTTTGTTGCAGGTGGGATGTGTATGATCGTTAATGGAGATGTTGCGAGGAATGGAGTTTCACCTAATCCTAAATTGTTCTTTGGATTTGAAGAATTAGATTTTTGCCTGAAAGTAAAAAAGCAAGGTTTTGAAGTAGTGGTTGATTCTGGTTTGTTTTTGCAAGCTAGAGAGGCGTCAGATAGGATGGGTTTCATAAAGCCTAAATATATAAAGAAGGATAATTTAAGCCGAGAATATTATAGTTTAAGGAATTTATTGATGATTGCAGACTCCTTAGGATCAAGCATGATGAAATTGAGATTATTTGTAAGATGGAGTTTGAAAATGATCTATGGCTTTAAATTTGGTTTTTCCTATGGGAATCAGAATTTCAAAATGATAAAAATGGCATTTTGGCACTACCTAATTAAAAAGTCAGGAAAAACATACGGACTTTCATGA
- a CDS encoding glycosyltransferase, translated as MKEKKVVFLIDSLQTGGTEKSLVKLARSFNKVKPIFISLFEKNDFQQELINNGIEFHSLNLEKTYSFHKLVKPVRYLLREINPDIIHSSLFYADMVSRRLNMEIPIINSLVSNSYSQRRFTNLKLSLKLKLKAIQFMDFYSSHKVDLFLANSETIKEQYTKALNINADKIKVIYRGREIPQLPYKKNETEDKIFLFVGRLIESKGIQELIEAFSLIKRDNFNLQIVGEGPFRSELDKLISKLNLEANVQLMGSQQNVNKFFEKADYFVFPSHYEGLPGALIEAMMAKVPIIASEIPENKECLSSEMALFHQVRNPQHLATQLQAALTTQDWSTRTSLAHAFACEHFDIEKIAQTYEETYSELIRELSE; from the coding sequence ATGAAAGAAAAAAAAGTCGTTTTTTTAATTGATTCACTTCAAACAGGAGGGACAGAAAAGAGTCTAGTTAAGCTAGCCAGATCCTTTAATAAGGTGAAACCTATTTTTATATCTTTATTTGAAAAGAATGATTTTCAGCAAGAGCTTATTAATAATGGAATTGAATTTCATTCATTAAATCTTGAAAAGACTTATTCTTTTCATAAACTCGTTAAGCCAGTGCGTTATTTACTAAGGGAGATCAATCCTGATATAATCCACTCTTCTTTATTTTATGCAGATATGGTGTCGAGGAGGTTAAATATGGAAATTCCAATCATAAATAGCCTTGTGAGTAATTCATACAGCCAAAGAAGGTTTACGAATTTAAAGCTTTCTTTGAAGCTTAAATTAAAAGCAATACAGTTTATGGATTTTTATTCTTCTCATAAAGTAGATCTATTCTTAGCAAATTCTGAAACAATCAAAGAACAATATACTAAAGCACTAAATATCAACGCCGACAAGATTAAAGTAATTTATAGAGGGAGAGAAATACCACAATTACCGTATAAAAAGAATGAGACTGAGGATAAAATCTTCCTTTTTGTCGGTAGGCTAATTGAATCTAAAGGGATTCAAGAATTGATTGAAGCCTTTTCTTTAATAAAAAGAGATAATTTCAATCTCCAAATAGTTGGAGAGGGACCATTCCGATCTGAACTTGATAAATTGATTTCCAAACTTAATTTAGAGGCTAATGTGCAACTAATGGGAAGTCAACAAAATGTGAATAAATTCTTTGAAAAAGCAGACTACTTCGTTTTTCCCTCTCACTACGAAGGTTTACCCGGCGCACTGATCGAAGCCATGATGGCCAAAGTCCCCATCATCGCCTCCGAAATCCCCGAAAACAAAGAATGCCTCAGCTCCGAAATGGCACTTTTCCACCAAGTCCGCAACCCCCAGCACCTCGCCACCCAGCTTCAAGCTGCCCTAACGACCCAAGATTGGTCCACAAGAACATCCCTTGCCCATGCCTTTGCCTGTGAACATTTTGATATCGAGAAAATTGCCCAGACCTACGAAGAAACCTATTCAGAGTTAATTAGGGAATTGAGTGAATAG
- a CDS encoding GNAT family N-acetyltransferase has translation MNFLLDNCTFSVLTKEIIQSTFEFDCGHKDLNEFFLNDTLDYSKQLLGKSYCFKYDENPKIIICAFTLSNDSIKANFLPNSRKKKVNDLIPRVKQYRSYPAVLIGRLGVNKDFKGRGIGKELMDFIKSWFIDSNNKTGCRFLVVDAYNEPGPIKYYQNNGFKFLFGDEDQERLYTGLNNDRDVNTRLMYFDLLELSTI, from the coding sequence ATGAACTTTTTACTCGATAATTGTACTTTTTCTGTATTGACAAAAGAAATAATTCAATCAACTTTTGAATTTGATTGTGGGCATAAAGATTTAAATGAATTTTTTTTAAATGATACATTAGATTACTCTAAACAGTTGTTGGGAAAATCTTATTGTTTCAAGTATGATGAAAATCCTAAAATAATAATTTGCGCATTTACACTTTCAAATGATAGCATTAAAGCTAACTTTTTACCTAATAGTAGAAAAAAGAAAGTGAATGATTTGATTCCAAGAGTTAAGCAATATAGAAGTTACCCTGCCGTATTGATCGGAAGACTCGGAGTCAATAAAGATTTTAAAGGTAGAGGTATTGGAAAAGAACTAATGGATTTTATTAAATCTTGGTTTATCGATTCGAATAATAAAACGGGTTGTCGCTTTTTAGTTGTGGATGCTTATAACGAGCCAGGCCCGATAAAATATTATCAAAATAATGGATTTAAATTTTTATTTGGTGACGAAGATCAAGAAAGATTGTACACAGGACTTAACAACGACAGAGATGTAAATACAAGGCTAATGTATTTTGACTTATTAGAATTATCTACGATTTAA
- a CDS encoding nucleotidyltransferase family protein, with protein sequence MKITKRNIDKIKKLFEGSPVDRAYIFGSYARGEAGKNSDIDILVELNYNQHIGLRIIKLKNDLEDIFNKPVDLLTSNAVSKHIQPFIEVDKQLIYER encoded by the coding sequence ATGAAAATCACAAAAAGAAATATTGATAAGATTAAGAAGCTTTTTGAAGGTTCACCCGTTGATCGTGCCTACATCTTTGGTTCATACGCAAGAGGTGAGGCTGGTAAGAATAGCGATATTGATATATTGGTTGAATTGAATTACAATCAACACATTGGCTTAAGAATTATAAAGCTAAAAAATGACTTAGAAGATATTTTTAATAAGCCCGTTGATTTACTTACTAGTAATGCGGTTTCCAAGCATATTCAGCCTTTTATCGAAGTGGATAAGCAATTAATTTATGAAAGGTAG
- a CDS encoding HepT-like ribonuclease domain-containing protein codes for MKGSIGDPQRIAHILEAIEEIEGYIKGVNYATFLDKSIIRFATIKQLEIIGEAANHISKELQLSTPDISWREIISLRNFLVHEYFGVDEIIIWQIITVDIPHLKEKLNNITF; via the coding sequence ATGAAAGGTAGTATAGGTGACCCACAAAGAATAGCCCATATATTAGAAGCAATTGAGGAGATAGAAGGCTATATTAAAGGTGTCAACTATGCTACATTTTTGGATAAATCTATCATCAGATTTGCAACAATAAAGCAACTTGAAATAATTGGTGAAGCTGCAAACCATATTTCAAAGGAATTACAATTGAGTACACCAGACATTAGTTGGAGAGAGATAATTAGTCTTAGAAATTTTTTGGTTCATGAATATTTTGGGGTAGATGAAATCATCATATGGCAAATCATCACCGTAGATATCCCGCATTTAAAAGAGAAGTTGAATAATATTACATTTTAA